A stretch of DNA from Coccidioides posadasii str. Silveira chromosome 1, complete sequence:
GCCAAGCATTCTAGCTTTCCGGAAACTGGCGAAACTATTTCCCCGGATCTATAATTCCGCACTGTCTCGGCTGATATGACCTCGAGCAACTCCTTAGGTCTGGACGTGATGCTAAAAGGTAGAGAGGAGAATGCGCAGCATGGTGCTCTGCTCGGCAAAGCCACCCAGAGTTGAAACCAACGGGAATCTCTATGCTGCTTTCAACGCCAGCAATTAAAAAAAGCCAAATCGCACCTCGACGCCTGAGGAAACCTTTCTATGTCCATGATACCTTTCGCTATGCTACGCCGCAACAACGCATAATCTTGAGAATCTATAAcaatataaaaaagaagcttaCGAATGTTAATGGTACGGAGGAATAAACCCACAAGAAGACCCATGGTCCGACAAATCCGATTTTCCACCCCGGCGCTGTTTGCAAGTATGTGTCCCGGTCCCAACCAGCTAATCAATCCTTCTATAAAACCCGACCGTTTATGCGCCCGCAAAATGGACCCACTGAAATCGAAACATTCGATATAAACCCATGCAAGCCCTCAtttaatgaaaaagaaaaaaaaaaaaaaaaaagaaaagaaaagaaaagaaaaaaaaaagaagaaagaaaagaaaagaaaaaagaaaagaaagaaaagaaaaaaaaaaaagaaaaaagaaaagcttgaCACGTGGGAATAGTACTAAAACTGAAGGGTGACGTGAAGCCGCGAAACAACGCGAATCCGCACGAGGAGCCGAGGAAAAATTAAGTCCaaagaacaagcaaaatATAAAAGGggtcaatctcagtgtttGCGTTTTAGAGGGTTCGATGGCGGAGATGGTGATGGCGACGGTGAAATTTCTCGGGCCGAAACATTTACCCCTACCATTCGGCGCCAGGCATGTCAGTAAGCTCCTTCGCCCATGATCCACCCGCAGCAGGCTCAAGGGAGGCTTCGTGAGAACTACTCTGCTTTTGAATCCGGGGACGAGTATTCCTCATACCTTTATTGTTCATAGAAGTCACGTCTTCGTATGATGGTGGGGCGTCGGACATTTCGAGATCTTGTTGTGCCACTCCATCGGCGGGCTGCTGCTTCCCCTTGACAGGTTCTCTAGTGGGCGGCCTGGCATGCCTATCCATCTGCTCCTCTGAGGTCTTGAACGGCGGCGGATCGACCGTATTTGTAGGCAGGTCCGGTGAAGGTAGGTCTCTAACGGCCCGGCATACTGGATTGGTGAGTTTTTCCTTCAGAGGATCATTGACGTATACTAGGAAGTAAGGCGACGGCGAGTGAGGTCCTGTCTCTGGCGCGAATATTGTTGACAGCTTCTTAATTTCCAATACCTGCTCGTCGTTATATTCACGCCAGATTTTTTTCTCGAAATCAAAAATATAAATCCAATAATGACCAGCTGAGGCCGAGCCCCGATGAATAAACACCGCATACAGACGGTACGGGACTCTTTCGTCTTCAGCAAACGTATTCTCGAGGTGCCAACCGAGCTCGGCGATCCGTTTGTCGATCCCTGAGAAGCCTATTAGCAAACATATGcgccccctcccccccccccccaaaacacggtatttaaaaaaagaaaaagaaaagaaaggccTAGGTCTCGACAACCGGCTTAAAAGGGCATCGCCAAAGCAGCTAAACTTACACAATATTTCATCTTCCGTAGCCTCCTCGAACCTAGAAACAAGAGCTATTGTTGATTCTTCGACACCAAGGCCATCATCATTAATTTTGGAGCTTTCTTGGAGGTCCATAAACACTTGTAATTTGTTTCCAAGCATGTCGAATACTTCGGGTAAAGGCTGGTTGGCCTAGAGTTCGCTTTAGTCTTCACTCGGCCAACAAAAGGTAAAAaattccaaaaaaaaaaaaaaaaaaaaaaaaaaaaaggtataCCTTGTTGTAGAGCTCATCCCTGCGTTTTTCTAATCTCTGTAGCTCGTCCTTTAAACGCCATTTCTCCTGACGCTTCCTGTGGATTTTATCATCCAGTGGCGTGTCCATATATCGATCAAGATATATCGTCTCTCTCAACTCCAGGTGATTGTTTGATTTGAACGACTGCATTTGAACCTGGTCAAATTGCACTCGCTGGATTTGAATCTGGAGAATCGGGGGAGCCTTGCTGATAGTGCCGTGTTGCTCCGCTTCCACGCCACCAATGTGCACTTGTTGCATGTCAAAGGCACCATCAAGGGCTGAATATATATCACTGGATTGTCTTGCAACGTCCACTTTAATATCTGACCATGGCTCTTCTTTGCACCGAACACCGTCCGACGTTGTGATGTATGACTTTGTTTTGCCATAGAAGAGTCTGGGAAAAAGTGGTCAATGGTAGatcaaataataatataagccTGACTTACTCAGTGACAATATCGAGTTGTCCGCCGTCTGCATCATAGCCTTCGGGCTTAACGGCACACTGTGCTTGGAACAGTACATTATTGATCACTTCTGTGACATCCTGCTGTGCGCCAATCTCTAGTTCCTTCTTCACGCTATCAGGTACTGGACGAGGCGGAACAGGCGGCGGTCTATCAGGAGGATTCATTGGTTTACGCGTCGAACCTTCCTGCGCAGCTGCAGGGCCATTGGCGGGCGCGGCAGCTGTAGACTCAACAACAGCCCCGGGTTCTTGAGGCTGTACATTCTCTTTATTGTCGATTCCGATTTCGATACTACTTGGGTCAGAAGGGGGGACAAGGGTTGCCTCGCTATCTTCACTACCTTGTCCTTTGATAGGTCGTGTGGCCAGAGATGAACCAGCATTACTATCAAGGTCAACATCGGGTGGTAAGAAAGGACCGTAAACTGGCAAATTTGGTTCAGCTAGGGATTTACGTCGAATTGCGGCCTCGTTTGAAGAGCTAAGAAGCGTCAATCTCGCAAGTTCCTGGCTCGGAGTCACACAACGTGTCGGGGAAGACGCCATGTTCTTAAAAAGCGAGCGTAGTTCGCGAATAACTGTGTATCTGGTTAGCCATTAAACGAATAGTTATACGAGGACCTTTAGCAACCCCTACATTTTTGGGCCCGTTCGACTTCAGATCTGGAAACTGTTCGCGATCCGACTTTCTTGCGCCGTAAGCTTTCGTCGTCCAGCTccattttttgtttttcaaAGTGAAAGATCATATTCCGAAAAGGCGTCACCGTAAAATAGAATTGAAGTAGGCTGTTGAGGTAACATGTGTTGCCGATATTGCGTAGACCCACTGGCCATTCTTTAAGGTCGAAATTGTCTGGAGTGAGATCTTCACCAAGCGCCTTCTTCAGCAATAAGCTCTGGGTCTCATCTGAAATAACCTTAAGGGCCTTTCGGTAAGTTTCGATCTGTGCCGGATCCTCTGTGGCGAAGACTTGAAACGCCGCAAGGATAGAATCGTCATCTACTGTACGGTCAGATATCTGAAAGAGTCGATAAGCTTCGCCAATATCCATTTCATCTGATTGTGCATCGCCGGTACGAAGGAAGTATCGAAGGTGCTCagattttctttcttccgcGATTAATGACAGCGCACGCTTAGCAAGTTCTTTAGTGGCAGGCATATCGTCGACCTAGGGTATCAAGGTGCATTAGATATCCTAGCTCTAGCAACACGGGCTGGGGACCGTACCTTTGCAGCATACATGGAAATGATGAAGTCGTCAGGCGTATCTTGTTCGGCACCGAGGAACACAAGGGCTTGTTGCATGTCCGATACACCTAGTTGCGGCGATTAGTTATCAAGCGGTTTAGGGTGACCATGGCAGATAGGCAACCCTACTTTCTTCTGCAACTGATTTTATCGCCTGACTACGGCGATAATCGCCAATCCTTGCAAGCTGCCTTCTCGGTTCTGCCTCATTAGGAGAGTCCTCTAGTCGTGCAAAAAAAGATCCTATTATAGTCTCATCGGAGAGGCTTCTATCATTGATATCAAGCTGGAAAAACCGATAGGCGTCCGGAATGTCATCGTCGGCGTATTTTCCCTCTGCGTATTGCTCTTCGATGAATTCGGCGATGGTTTTGCCCTCGAGTTCCCCCCTCCAATGGCCGATGGAGCGGAGACATTTGAAATAGTAAGAGCTTCGATCCGGATCACACTGGACCTGATTCCGATAAGCTTCGATGATCAGTTCGCTCGACATATCCTCTGTCGCCCCCAAGTCCTGGTAAAATCTAGCACCGGTTCAAGATATTAGTTACTTATCCGTTAGGCATAGCGACGCAGGGCAAGGAAGCCGGGCTTACGGGGGTTGGGATTCTCTTGAGCCATTGATAGGAAACGTATACATCCTTGAATCTGACGAATATGGTCAGCGCATTGGCTTAaagggagggggaaaaaagaaaaagaaaagaagaggaagaagagggggCTAAACTCGCGTACAATTGTTTGAGCCAAGCAGGTAACTAAACTGGGTGGAAGCTGCTTCCGCCGAAAAATCCAGGAAGTACGCCTCCTTTTCATGCTCGGGGCGCTGTTTCATCAAGGCAAGCAATTCATTCGAAAGGTCGTCAAGGAATATGCGTTCGGGGTGGTGATATGGCAGGAGAGAAGACTTCACTGGGTTAGGTGGGAGCCAGCAGTTTTTATCTTCCTATAACCGCAAGAATGCATGATATGATGTCAGAACGTGGACTCACAAAACCATTGTCACAAAACGGTTCTGGGGGGAAGAAAGGTTgcaagagagaaagagcCTTGCGCACCTTCAATTTGAATCCTATGAATTCTAAGAGGCCTTTGCAAGGTGTCCCTCTGACACCAAATGATGTTGTGAAGCGTTTATTCCCAAGATCTATTCCGCGGCTTCTTTCCGGCTCATTCAATGCAATGTCGATATATGCTTTTAGAGTGGCCAAGACTGTGATAGGAAGCGGATGACTGATTCCTTCCAAGCGATCAGGGCAAAGCTTCAAAGCTTCTTCCATGCGCTCTCTCAATAGATGCTCGTCTACTAACAGCCTGACACTCTGAGGTGTGAGATATGGGGCAAAGAATTTCAGTGAGAACTCGGCGGTACATTCCGGAATAGAACAAACAAAGTAGTACCGTTCACTGTGTCGGGTGCGTGAGTCAAATCGATAGTCCGGATCGTCTTTTGCTAATGTTTCAGAAACAAATACCAGATGATGAAGGTGATCTAGTCTCACTTGTTTCGGGGCAGTATATGTGATGGCCAGTTCTATATGATAGCGACACCACATACAAACCGCAGAAACCTTGAAGACATTACCGCAACATAGTGTGCTGATGTCCTGTGGGAGTTTTGTCTGGTTTGGCTTGGTTAGGTAACGATGAGGGCAGTGATTGGGTGCGACAAATTCTGGATAGTCATTGGCATCCTCCCAAACCGGCGGGACATCTGTGAGGAGATTGAATCCTTGCCCTGAGGGGGTTGCCGGGTCGTAGCAGAGAACATCTTGGATGAAGCGGGGGGAGGTCTTCCCTAAAAGTGCGCGAAACAAGAGTCGTCAGCGTCAAGCAGTAGGGCATCGAAGTGATACGATCGATGGTTACTTACCTGGTCGCCCAAAGATACGTGGTTTCGGAAACTTGAGCATTCGGTAGAGTGTTCAGGACGACGTCGCGAATATTTGGGAGGGTGTTTTCCGTTCAGGAATTTGGACGACGAAGCAAGACGCCCGGCGGTTTCCTGGCGTTGTTCCAATGCAAAGACCTAGAGATATATAGAGAGAGGGTGAGGAAAAGCGTGTTCGGCTCCTCCCGAAAAGCTGCGGTCGCCTGTGCTATCGGGGCGATGAGCCTTCTATCCCAGAAACATCGAAGCTCATTGATTCCAGCGAGGGGCAGTAGCTGGCGGCAGGAAAGCACGAGGCGCGACAGACAATTGAGAATCTTCCAGGGGGCGCTGCTCAGATGTGCCCAACAGGACCAAAGCGAACAGCCAGAAGCTATAACGTTACAAAGCTTTGGTCTGTCTGTCTGTACATATGTGAAGCTAGCTGGGGAGAACCTTATATGGGGTGTAACTAGTATGTTTCTGACCACGACgaacgatgatgatgatggtcgCCTGGTTGATGGAAAGCATCTGGTGCAAACACGCCAAGACGCCCTGGTGCCGGGGCCACACCTTTGAACCTCCATATCATTACAGGCGGCGAAACTCATCTCGACTCCCGTGCACCGGCTCAATTGAACGCAGCGCAGCAACCATGTCCTCGTCAGAAGAGCAGCAGGTGTACCATCCGAAGGATGCCATCTCTACCGCAGCCAAGACCACGCTGATTACCGGCAGCATGGGTCTGTTCACCTCCGCCGTACAGAACACCCTCGCAAAACAGAACCTTGGGCCATGGGGTGTCTTTACAAGAACAGGCAGCACTATCGCTCTGTTTGGTACGCAATTGTTTGACATAGcgaataataataataattcgGGGCAATTAGATGGTCTCAGAGGGGCTGACGTTGACATTGACCGCAGCGACAATGGGCGGCGCCTATGAGTTTGTGAAGACCGCTTCCGCAAACCTGCGCGAAAAGGAAGACTTCTGGAACGCCACCCTGGGTGGATTCTTTGCCGGCGCAGCCATGGGCTTCAGAGGTGGGCTTCAATCTTTCCAACTTTTCCTTCCCGCAGGACATCTAGAAATTCATGATAGTGTTCTGGTAACTTCATTCATGGTTCTGATCTTGTGTACTACGCAGCACGTACCTTCCCCGCCGTCCTTGGCTACGGTGCCACCGTCGCAACCGTTCTCGGCGTATTCGAATATACCGGAGGCAGACTTGAAGGATACGGGACGGAGACCAATGTGGACGAGTATGACAGACGGGAGTCATTGAGAAAGAACTATCGTAGCCCGGGAGAACAGACAATTGCCGAGCTGGGCGAGGGAAGAGGTACGTATTTACTCCCACTTTCGGGGACCCGCGGGTTCGTCCTTTTTAACACAGTCCTAATgcgatttttttttttttttttttctctccagGAATTTATGGCCCTGGCTACGCAGAGAGACGACAAGAGAGAATAAAGCAGAACTACGGGATCGACGTACCAGTCGCCCAACCCTCGGCCTCTTAAACCAAAAAATTTTATTTGTTCTGGCAGTGTTCATCTTATGTCTATCTTTCAGTCATTGCATGTAGTATATGGTGCTCTGGATGTTTGAGCTCAATTAGATTCCAATTTTACATATTTTCCCCCCACAATCCGGTTGACCATTCGCCCTCTGCGTGACCTTTGATGGGCGAAGCGAACCGCGTGTCCATTGGAAATTGGCATGGATCAAACGGGCACAGCATTGACAGAAGATGGTTTGCCGGACAGGAGCTCCACCAGAGTGACTGGCCACCCTCCCTCAGCCAGCCCAAAGAGCATCCTCCCCCCCTCAGACACGCCCAGACGACACGACCACGCAGCGTCTCGTCGCCCTCCTCGCTCGCTATCGTTCAACTTCGCCCGGAAACGACGACTCGCTTTGCCAAGCCCCATTCGACGGCATCACATGATCATATTGTCAGCCACATGATTACTCATCTGTGTAAATGACGTCGGGCAGTCTGTGGCGGTGCAGTgttctctcctttttctgGAATCACCCCTTAAACTCCACTAGTAGAACTCCGTACCTGGTACTTCCAACACCGGCGAAATGAGGCCGTCAGGGCAGGTACCCTGTACCCAGCAGCGCGTAGTTCG
This window harbors:
- the UBP2 gene encoding ubiquitin-specific protease ubp2 (EggNog:ENOG410PGYH~COG:O~MEROPS:MER0000865~BUSCO:764at33183), encoding MLKFPKPRIFGRPGKTSPRFIQDVLCYDPATPSGQGFNLLTDVPPVWEDANDYPEFVAPNHCPHRYLTKPNQTKLPQDISTLCCGNVFKVSAVCMWCRYHIELAITYTAPKQVRLDHLHHLVFVSETLAKDDPDYRFDSRTRHSERYYFVCSIPECTAEFSLKFFAPYLTPQSVRLLVDEHLLRERMEEALKLCPDRLEGISHPLPITVLATLKAYIDIALNEPERSRGIDLGNKRFTTSFGVRGTPCKGLLEFIGFKLKEDKNCWLPPNPVKSSLLPYHHPERIFLDDLSNELLALMKQRPEHEKEAYFLDFSAEAASTQFSYLLGSNNYSRMYTFPINGSRESQPPFYQDLGATEDMSSELIIEAYRNQVQCDPDRSSYYFKCLRSIGHWRGELEGKTIAEFIEEQYAEGKYADDDIPDAYRFFQLDINDRSLSDETIIGSFFARLEDSPNEAEPRRQLARIGDYRRSQAIKSVAEESVSDMQQALVFLGAEQDTPDDFIISMYAAKVDDMPATKELAKRALSLIAEERKSEHLRYFLRTGDAQSDEMDIGEAYRLFQISDRTVDDDSILAAFQVFATEDPAQIETYRKALKVISDETQSLLLKKALGEDLTPDNFDLKEWPVGLRNIGNTCYLNSLLQFYFTVTPFRNMIFHFEKQKMELDDESLRRKKVGSRTVSRSEVERAQKFIRELRSLFKNMASSPTRCVTPSQELARLTLLSSSNEAAIRRKSLAEPNLPVYGPFLPPDVDLDSNAGSSLATRPIKGQGSEDSEATLVPPSDPSSIEIGIDNKENVQPQEPGAVVESTAAAPANGPAAAQEGSTRKPMNPPDRPPPVPPRPVPDSVKKELEIGAQQDVTEVINNVLFQAQCAVKPEGYDADGGQLDIVTELFYGKTKSYITTSDGVRCKEEPWSDIKVDVARQSSDIYSALDGAFDMQQVHIGGVEAEQHGTISKAPPILQIQIQRVQFDQVQMQSFKSNNHLELRETIYLDRYMDTPLDDKIHRKRQEKWRLKDELQRLEKRRDELYNKANQPLPEVFDMLGNKLQVFMDLQESSKINDDGLGVEESTIALVSRFEEATEDEILWIDKRIAELGWHLENTFAEDERVPYRLYAVFIHRGSASAGHYWIYIFDFEKKIWREYNDEQVLEIKKLSTIFAPETGPHSPSPYFLVYVNDPLKEKLTNPVCRAVRDLPSPDLPTNTVDPPPFKTSEEQMDRHARPPTREPVKGKQQPADGVAQQDLEMSDAPPSYEDVTSMNNKGMRNTRPRIQKQSSSHEASLEPAAGGSWAKELTDMPGAEW
- a CDS encoding uncharacterized protein (EggNog:ENOG410PNSI~COG:O~BUSCO:14795at33183) translates to MSSSEEQQVYHPKDAISTAAKTTLITGSMGLFTSAVQNTLAKQNLGPWGVFTRTGSTIALFATMGGAYEFVKTASANLREKEDFWNATLGGFFAGAAMGFRARTFPAVLGYGATVATVLGVFEYTGGRLEGYGTETNVDEYDRRESLRKNYRSPGEQTIAELGEGRGIYGPGYAERRQERIKQNYGIDVPVAQPSAS